Proteins encoded together in one Astatotilapia calliptera chromosome 7, fAstCal1.2, whole genome shotgun sequence window:
- the ccdc80l2 gene encoding coiled-coil domain-containing protein 80 produces the protein MPQFFTSHYLLLIAALWSLNNLGLLAAWQGFGDGKPKELLDPNVRDWGDYSDLPPGIEHGLGLEESREDGYNRKVGESSSSLAPEMDFLADFAGKKRLWVITAPSHSDQYLRMMEKQLEEMEQKGLNCHLAERDTYIVTIIQNAMMEGRIQKTTFQGDATVENLDPDTVTKLLHYLELTSQEQKFTMLVIKKNLRVSERFPYPVRVEAVLEVIDQFPMRKLEKMTRKGSHLRCKTTKKKIVKKRKKMTLSPQRRGNVTSVVPLQRRPPLDKKAALRSKIQDILSGRSRFVIRKPSTMRKPSSNNDPINSKVQEKTRVSSLPSVSRSNEEVKKNSTHPSVEEGKKRNVEKNNGNKTGQSGKGNKKEKQRSKKIGKGKKGKKRKGRGKKSNREASEKDKTALKEFLDSLKGTRRLMVISTPNREATLYIQQTEENEKYRCELAIRKITVATITGQGSDGTLIIQHYHLDSEPPLSGQAEHFLDLGAISLLRAELGLSSPDLFSMTVTDYDIKASRVFEAPPSSQALFDYIDNFPSRNREKEKERKNPPACSKDMGQPVVENPLLRFISKRRLLLISAPSEDDYLFQQQLSAVRGQECPLGIRHFAMLKLIGTEEKASGTVELFPLNGRSQTEVESLTPDLVNNMREQLKIDKDYFSMVVVGKDGDPKTWFPSPMWSLDNIYDLVDSMELRLQEAKLQKRLGIHCQEDRGRGGNEQEHSHGYNEERAEMMHFYSQSEE, from the exons ATGCCTCAGTTTTTTACCTCACACTATCTGTTGCTGATTGCAGCTTTGTGGAGCCTCAACAACCTGGGTTTGCTGGCTGCATGGCAGGGCTTCGGTGACGGTAAGCCAAAGGAACTGTTGGACCCAAATGTACGAGACTGGGGAGACTACTCAGACCTTCCTCCTGGAATTGAACATGGATTAGGGCTGGAAGAAAGCAGAGAAGATGGATATAACAGAAAAGTTGGAGAGTCATCATCAAGCTTGGCTCCAGAGATGGATTTCCTGGCTGACTTTGCAG GTAAAAAGCGTCTGTGGGTGATAACAGCTCCATCCCACAGTGACCAATATCTTCGTATGATGGAGAAACAGCTAGAAGAAATGGAGCAA AAAGGCCTGAACTGCCATTTAGCAGAAAGAGATACGTACATTGTAACTATCATTCAGAATGCTATGATGGAGGGACGGATCCAGAAAACAACTTTTCAAGGAGATGCCACAGTCGAGAACCTGGACCCCGACACGGTTACCAAACTGCTGCACTACCTGGAGCTTACCAGCCAA GAGCAAAAGTTCACCATGCTGGTTATAAAGAAGAACCTACGGGTCAGCGAGCGCTTCCCTTATCCGGTGCGTGTCGAGGCCGTTTTGGAGGTCATCGATCAGTTCCCCATGAGGAAGCTGGAGAAGATGACCAGAAAAGGATCTCACCTCAG ATGTAAAACCACCAAAAAGAAgattgtgaaaaaaagaaaaaagatgacaCTTAGTCCTCAGAGGAGAGGAAATGTGACTTCTGTGGTGCCATTACAAAGAAGACCACCTTTGGACAAAAAAGCTGCTCTGAGGAGTAAGATCCAGGATATACTGAGTGGTCGGTCGAGGTTTGTAATTCGTAAGCCGTCTACAATGAGAAAGCCTTCGAGCAACAATGATCCCATCAATTCTAAAGTACAGGAGAAAACAAGGGTGAGCAGTCTTCCATCTGTTTCAAGGAGCAATGaggaagtaaagaaaaacag CACTCATCCATCTGtggaagaaggaaagaaaagaaatgtagaGAAAAATAATGGAAATAAAACTGGTCAGAGTGGAAAGgggaacaaaaaggaaaaacagaggtCTAAGAAAATAggcaaagggaaaaaaggaaagaaaagaaaaggaaggggGAAAAAGTCCAACAGAGAGGCAAGTGAGAAGGATAAAACAGCGCTGAAGGAGTTTTTGGACAGTTTAAAGGGGACAAGAAGGTTGATG GTGATCTCAACACCCAACAGAGAGGCAACACTGTATATCCAGCAGACTGAGGAGAATGAGAAGTATCGCTGTGAACTCGCTATAAGGAAGATCACAGTGGCAACCATTACTGGACAGGGAAGTGATGGCACACTTATAATTCAGCACTACCACCTAG ATTCAGAGCCTCCACTCAGTGGCCAAGCAGAGCACTTCTTGGATTTAGGGGCCATCTCTCTGCTGAGGGCAGAGCTCGGCCTGTCGTCGCCCGACCTCTTTTCAATGACTGTCACAGATTATGACATCAAGGCCAGT AGAGTCTTTGAGGCTCCACCATCAAGCCAGGCTTTGTTTGACTACATTGACAACTTTCCCTCGAGGAACcgagaaaaagagaaggaaagaaagaatcCACCAGCGTGCTCTAAAGACATGGGACAGCCTGTAGTAGAAAACCCACTGCTCAG GTTCATTTCTAAAAGGAGACTGCTGCTCATCTCTGCTCCCTCTGAGGATGACTATTTGTTTCAGCAGCAGCTCTCCGCTGTCAGAGGACAGGAATGTCCCCTGG GTATTCGTCACTTTGCCATGCTAAAGCTGATAGGAACAGAAGAAAAAGCATCAGGAACTGTTGAGTTATTTCCCTTAAATG GTCGCAGTCAGACTGAGGTTGAGTCATTGACGCCTGACTTGGTCAACAATATGAGGGAACAGCTAAAGATCGATAAGGACTATTTCAGCATGGTGGTTGTGGGGAAGGATGGTGACCCCAAAACATGGTTTCCATCACCTATGTGGTCCCTGGATAACATCTACGACCTGGTGGACTCTATGGAGCTCCGCCTCCAGGAGGCGAAGCTGCAGAAGAGGCTGGGGATTCACTGCCAGGaggacagaggaagaggaggcaatGAGCAGGAACACTCCCACGGATACAATGAAGAGAGGGCAGAGATGATGCACTTCTACAGCCAATCCGAGGAATAA